The Nocardia sp. NBC_01329 sequence CACCACGGCGCCGCTGTCCAGGGGAGCGGACGGCATCCTGCGCTACGGAAATCTCAGTCCCGCCCTCACCGAACTGCTCGATCTGCAGGTCCACGCGTTTTCCAACCGGGAGGCGGTGGTGGAGGTCGGCGGTGGCCGGCTCACCTACCGGGAGCTGTGGCATTCGGCGTCGCGGGTGGCCGGGGGGCTACAGGAACACGGGATCGGCTACGGCGACCGGGTCGCCGTGCACATGCCGCCCGGTGTGCGCTGGGTCCAGGCATTCCTCGGGGCGCTGCTCAGCGGCGCGGTACCGGTCCTGGTCCATCACAGGCTCCCGGATGAGCTGGCCGATCGGGTAATCGCCGACAGCGACGCCGATTTCGTCCTGGGCGCGCCGGACCGCGGATGCGGGGCCACCCGCGGCGATGCCCGCTGGGTGGCCGGTCTGCCCGATGCCGCCGCGTTCATCGACGACGGCGCGGCGCTCAACGATCTGGCACTGCTCTGCTACACCAGCGGTGCCGGGGCGAGCGGGATCCCCACCGGAGTCGAACTCACCAACGAGAATCTGCTCTCCGCGATCCGGTCCATGGTGGGCGCCCTCGATCTGCCGACCGACGGTATGCGGAATCTGGTGTTGCAGCCGCTTGCCTATGCCAGCGGCTGCGTCGACCAGTTGCTGCCGACGTTCGCCGTCGGCGGCACCGTTGTCCTGGCGCAGGAGGCGGCGGGGGTCGTGGAGGCGATCGCTCGCGAAGGTGTGGACACACTCGCGGCCAGTGCCCGTATCCTCGGCGGTCTGCTGCCCGAACTGGCCGCGGGCCGGAACGACGGGTTGCGTACCGATCGGGTGATCCGGATCAGCACGGCCGGCCACCGGGCCGATCCGGCCGACGCCGGCGATCCGGGTCCGGTCCTCGCGCGCGATCTCGGCGAGGTCTTTCCGTCCGCTCGGCAGTGGTCGGTGTGGGGTGCCACCGAGACCAGCGGTATCGGACTCGCGCTGGGCCCGACGGCCGGCCCGGCCGCGGACACCGATGGTGCCGTACTCGGCTTTCCGTTCGGCGGTACCGAGCTCGCGCTGTGCGGGCCGCGGGCCGCGGCGGGGCACGGTGAGCTGCTGTGTCGTGGCCCCAACGTGACCAGGCGCTACTGGAACGATCCGCAGCGCACGGCCGATCGCTTCACCGGTAGCTGGTTCCACACCGGCGACCGTGTGAGCATCGGCACGGACGGTCTGGTCCGGCGCAGCGCCTGAGGGTCAGGCGACCAGGCGTTCCCGCAGGCGTTCGCGCAGGTCGGGGGTGAACCCTACCGCGGTCAGGTAGCTCTCGAAGTCGCCGTGCAGGTCGAGACCGGCCCGCAGGCCGGCCCGCAGGTATTCCTCGCGCACTTCGAGGACGGCTTGGGGCAGGTCGGCGCCCAGCTCGTCTCTCAGCGCCGTGCGCAGTTCGGCCACGGCCTTGTTGCTCAGCATGTAGTCGCCGAGGATGTCGGTCTCGTCGACCCCGACCGCCCGCAGCAGGGTGGCGATGGTCCAGCCGGTGCGGTCCTTGCCGGCGGCGCAGTGCACGAGGACCGCGCCGCGGTCGGCCACGATCGCCTCGGCCAGCGCGGTGATGGCGGCGTGGGCTTCGGGCCGGGCGGGGAAGTTGCGGTACACGTCCATCATGTAGGCGAGCGCGGCGCCCGGGGAATCCTGGCGACCGGCACCGGCCTCGTGTGGCGGGGCGGTGACCGTACCGTCGTCGAAGGGCGTGATGCTGAGGCGGACCTCCGGTGGTAGCCGATCGGCACCGGCGCGTTCGATCTCCCGGTGCCCGCGCAGGTCGTGGACGGCGCCGACGCCCAGTTCCCGGAGGGTGGTGTGGCCGGCGTCGTCGAGTCGGCTCAGTTGGGCCGACCGGAGCAGGACTCCGTGCCTTGTCGTCCCGCCGCCGCTGATGCGCAATCCGCCGAGATCTCGAAAGTTGAATGTGCCGCTGATCCGGAGATGCCCGGCGAGGGGAGAGCTTGTCACCGCATCAGGCTAACCGGCGTTCGATCGGGCGCGTTGTGTGATGCCGCACAGCCGTCGAAGATCGGCCGTGGGTGGTCGTAGACTTGCCGATGGTCTCTGCCATGAGGCGCCAGGGCGGTGCGGTTATGTTTCGCGGGGCCGGTCCGGGATGGGCCGGGAGTGCGGCGCACCGAGGTTCTGGGGTATGCGATATCGGCCCGAAGGGGCCGTCAAAACAGTCTTCGGGTATGAGTTTCCCGTTAGAACTGTTCTCAAACCCTGAAAACCTTCTAATATTGAGATGACGGATCGTTTAGGCTGCTACTTCCCGACCGATGCCAACGCGATCCGGCCGGCCACTTCGGTGCCGAGTATTCGGTCCGGTGTGTGCGAGTTGTTTGCCGAGGGAGCTTGCGTTGGGCGTACGTGGAGAAATAGCGGAGGTCCGGATTCGGTCGGCCGTGCGTGAAGCGGTCGATCATGCAGACGCGGTACTGGAATTCGCCGGATTACGCGCGTTGCGAGTGTTGCTGCACGCCGGGGTGAGTGCTTACTGGCCGCTGGTCAAGTCGACGCCGGTGCAGCAGATCCACGCTTATTCGAAGACCGTGCAGTCCCTGTGCAGGCACTGGGATTCCGGTTCGGACTACGCGCCCGATCCGGTGATCTCCGAACGGCAGCGCGCCCAGCAGCGCGATGTGATCGAGTGGCTGGAGTTGTGCGCCGCCAGGTCCGGAACCCGCTGGATAGAGCCGGTCGAATCGGTGGCGTCCTACGTGATGATGGTGGTCCAGGGCTCGGTGCTGCGGTGGCTCGCCGACTGCGACGACGAGGTGATCCTGGTGGCCTTCGACGATCTGGTGTCCAATCTGGTCACCCGGGCGATCGAAGCCTGACACCCGCTCGGCAGAGCTGGACGTTTGACCAGTCCAGTGGTTGAGTGGTCGGGGTGAGCGCGACCTCGCCGATTGCCCCCCTGCACGCGGCTACCGCCGATCTCGATCCGCCACTGGCCGCCGTGGACATGGCGGTCCTGCGTGCCAATGCCGCGGACCTGGTTCGCCGGGCAGCCGGGCGGCCCATTCGGGTGGCCAGTAAATCGGTGCGCTGTCGCGCCGTCCTCGAAGAAGTACTCGGCGCCGGGCTGACTGCCGCGGGCGGGTTCGCCGGTCTCATGTCGTATTCGCTGGCCGAGGCGATCTGGCTCGTCCGCCGGGGCGCCCGGGATGTCCTGCTCGGCTACCCCAGTGCCGATCATGCGGCGCTGGCCGAACTCGGCGCCGCTCCCGAACTGGCCGAGTCGATCACCCTGATGGTCGACGATATCGCGCAACTGGAGTTGATCCGGGCCGCGCTCGGCACTGCCACCGTCCGGCCCCGCGTCTGCCTGGACGTGGACGCATCGCTGCGGATCGGGCCCGTGCATCTCGGCGTGCGCCGGTCGCCGATCCGGACCCCGGAACAGGCCGCCGAGCTGGCCCGGACGGCGCGGTCCCGTGGCTTCCGGGTGGTCGGATTGATGACCTACGAGGCGCAGATCGCCGGGCTTCCGGATACGTCGCTGCCGGTGCGGCTGGTGAAGAAGACATCCGCCCGGGAGATCGGCCGGCGCCGGGCGGCGGTACTGGACGCAGTGCAGTCGGTGACCGGGCCGCTCGAAATCGTCAACAGTGGGGGGACAGGTTCAGTCGAAATGTCGGCCGCGGCCGCCGGAGTCACCGAGATCACCGCGGGATCGGGCCTGTACGTGCCGACGCTTTTCGACAACTATCGGTCGTTTCGGCCAAGGCCCGCACTGTATTTCGCGCTGCCCGTGCTGCGCCGGCCCGCGGCCGGGATCGCCACGGTATTCGCCGGAGGATATATCGCTTCCGGGCCGGCCGGAGCGGCACGAGTTCCGAAACCGGTGTGGCCCAAGGGATTGCGTCTGCTGGGGAACGAAGGGGCCGGTGAGGTGCAGACGCCGCTGTCCGGGGCCGCGGAACTGTCGATCGGCGATCGGGTCTGGTTCCGCCATGCCAAGGCCGGTGAGCTGTGCGAACGGTTCGACCGGCTGTATCTGGTGGACGGTGACGGTTCGCGGGTCGAGGTGCCGACATATCGCGGCGAGGGGAAATGTTTCGGGTGAGTGACGGCCGAATTCGGCACGGGCGTGCCGGATAATTCGGTTCGATTATCAGTGGCCCGGATAATTCCGCCGGCCGGGTACGAACTATCTCGGTAGATTGAAAATCTCGATCATGTCAATCATTTCCCAATCGGATGAACCGGGAGATATTCGCCAATTCTTCCAGTGTTTCCGGAAGGAATTCGGTCAGCAGTGCCGAGCGCACGAACACCGCGCGGCGGCGGGCCCGCCCCACCGAATCGTGTACCAGTGCGGGGGACAGCAGAGTTCCGACGGGCACCGGAGAATCCTCGGGACTCGACGCCGCGAGCGAGACCAGCACCACCGCGGCCTCCCGTCCGCGAAGCAATTCCGGAGTGCCGACCAGCACCTCTTCGAACCGCGCCCGCGCCAGCTGGGTCCGGATCCGGCTCACCTGAGCCCGGTGCGGCGAGACCACGACGATATCGTGCGGCTGTAGTGGGCGGAGCCCGGTGCCGTCGTCCCAGCGCCGCCCCAGAAGATCTCTGATCTGTTGCAGGACCTCGCGGGCTTCGGTATCGGCGGCGGTGCTGTTGCCGTGATGATCCACCAGCACCGTGGCGATACCGGGTTCCACGGAATCGGCGGACCGGGCGGGCGCGGGCGCCGCTCGCAACCGGTCTTCGAAGTAGAGGTGTGAGAGCGTGTCGCTCAGAACCGGATGTAGGCGCCGGGTCAGGCCGAGGAAGTAGCCGTGCGTCGGGGGCAGTGTGGTGTGACCGCCCGCGAACCAGGTGAGTGCCGGTGTACGTACCGGCTCCGGATGCGGTCCGGGGTCGGGGTCGTACCGGGCGACCGGATCGCCGGTGAGCAGCAGATTCCGGGCGCTCACCGATACAGCGGCGGTGGTCGCCAGCGGGAAGGCGTTCGCATCCGCGATCACCAGCAGGTCGAGCGAATCCCGCGGGATACGAACCGGATCGGTGAAATCGGCGGGGGTGCCGCCCACGACGCAGCCGCGGATGGCGTTCGCCAGGAACCGGGGATAGCGCTCGGGTTCGAGCACCAGCCATTCGGGAGCCACGGCCACCGCCTTGCTCTTGGCGACCAGTTCGGGCAGCACACCGGCGCGGACCACCGCGTCGAGCAGGTTCTCGACCGGTGCGGCGGTCGGCGCGACGATACCGATACGCCAGTTGTCCTCGGTGACCAGCGCGGCGAGCACATCGGCCAGGATGGCGGTGCGACCGGTACCGGTCGGTGCCTGCAAGCCGAGGCAGGAACGGTCCAGATCTCGCAGCGCCGCAATGATCGCCGATCGCGGATCGTCTTCGGCCGACGGCAAGCCGGGGCCACCGAGCACCCGGGGTGCGGTGCGGAACCGGGGCGGCCGGCGAGCGAGCAGGTCGAACAGCGCGGTCCCGGGAATCGCGGGCAGCGTCACCAGCAGTTGCCTGCCGATATCCTCGATCGCGTCCACCGCGGCACCCGGCGGGAGCGGAGGTGCGGGAACCAGCGCCACCGGCAGTTCGCTGTGTGGTTCGGCTCCGGGGGCCAAGGTCTCTTCCAGCCGGACGGTATCGGCGAGATCCGCCTCCACCGAACAGCCGAGCACGGTGGCGGTTCCGCAGGTCCGGATGGCGCGGGGAGCACGGACCGCGGGTTCGTAGACGACACGGACCGCGGTACCCGGTGCCGGACTCGGACCGGCGAGTCGGCCGGTCAGCCGCAGGAAGCGGCGCACGGTATCGCCGGGGCCGATATGCCATTTCGTATCCACTGCCGCCGAATCGGCGACCAGCACTCCGGGCTCGGCGGTCCATTCGCCGAGTGGATAGGTCAGCCGGTCGATATGCGCCCACCACGCCAGTTGGTGTTCGCGGCGGTGATAGCCGAGCAGCGCCGCTGTCGACTCCGCGACGCGGTGCGGCTCCGCCGGATCCGCGGTCTCCCGCCGGGCGGCGAATTCGGCCAGCGCGGCTTCGGTGGAAGAAGGCTGGGCCGGCGGTGTTTCGCGCAACAGCCGGTCCAGCGTCTCGATCTGCCCGGTGGGCGCTACGGTCGCCGGTGGGCTCGTATGGCCGCGCAACCGGTCGGCGAGTCGCAGCACGGTGGTGCCGCCCGATCCGCCCGACGGTGCGCCGATCACGGCCGCGATCGCGGGCAGCGTGTAGTTCTGTGCACCGGCGACGAAAGCACCTCGGAAGATCGGGTACAGATCGACCAGCTTCCCCGTCCGCAGTAGCCCATCGACGGTCTCCTCACCGGTGCCGAGATGGGCCGCGGCGTGCAGCAGGAAGGTACGAGCCGCGACGGTGTAGTGGTAGATGTGCAGATCGGGGTCGGTCAGCAGCGGTTCGGTGAGCGCGACGAGGATATCGGTGAAAGCGCGGCGTCCGGCGGCGCGCCGCTCGCGCCGCCGCTCGGGAGCGAGCTGCCCGGAAGGGGATTCGAGCGGGATCTCGCGGGTCAGTCGGACGCCACCGCAGGCCGCGATCTCGATCCGAAGGTGGCCGGACGCTATTTCTTCCACCTGCAGGGCGAGATCGCCGGGGGTGGCGGGCGGCAGCATATCCAGCGCCGCCGAGTCGGTGGCGACATACTCGCCGCGGCCGGAATGTTCTTGGCGCAGTTGAACGACGGCCTGGGCGCGCAGCCGGGCCAGGACCCGCGCGGGTATCTCCGGGGCGGCCACTGCGCGAGTGGTGAGGCTGTCGATGGTGGTGACGCCCGCGGCGCGCAACGCCGCCCGGGTGGGCAGGTCCATTCCGGCGACCAGCAGCAGATCCCGCGCCTCGGCCCGGGCGGCGACACAGGTGGGACACTGCCGGCACGCGCGGAAGCGGGGGTCGCCCCACTGCACCGGAAGCAGTTCGCTGGAATGCTCGTCCAGGATCGCCGTGGTCCGCCGCCGCCGGGCCCGGTACAGCGGCCGGGTGTCGGCGAGTGCGACGGTGTGGGGCCCGGTACCCGAATAGACCGACAGCAGTGGGGCGACCCGGATCGACTGCTCCGCGAGCAACGCCGCGGCGACGGTCATCCGCAGCGCTGTCGCGACCGGTCCCGGTCCACCCACACCGTGCAGCGCTATCCCGTCACCGGTCCGGGTCATCAATTCCGTATGCGCGAAGACTTCTCCGTCGAAGATCAGGGGATCCACCACAGCCGGGGCACCGGCGCCGAGGGCGGCGAGGGTTTCGGTATGCGCGCCGGAAAGGGCCGGGAGCGGGTCGGGATGAGTTCTGGGCCGGGGGATCTCGATCAGTGAACCCGCGTACCGCTGCCGGACGGCGCCGCATACCCGGCCGAACTCTGTCGCACCGGGCACGTCGCTATCGGAAACGGCCGGCCCGCACCCGTCGCCGGCGGGTAGCGGGACGGTGCCCAGTTCGGCATCGAGGGCACGGAGCAGCGCGAATTCGCAGCGCGCGCCGCGCACCAGATCCGTGGCGCCGTACACCACCCGATCACCGACAACGAACACTCACGGCCCTCCTGCGCCCAGTGCCACACCGGCCGATGCTGCGCGCGGACCGGGCGATACACCGGCCGGCGCACACACGGACCGGACCGGCCCACTGTAACCACCGGGTTCGACCCGGTGGAACGGACCGGAAATTCAGGAGCGTGGTTTCCGGCGATCCTGCCGCTTCGGGCCTTCGCGGCGGGGGCCGCGGCCGATCGCCCGATGTCCGGGCGGGCCCGAATCGAGCTGCAGCTGGATCAGGATGCCGCTGATCCGAGTGCGCCGCAGTGCCTCCAGGGTTTCCGGTGGCAGGTGGGCGGGCAGTTCCACCAGGCTGTGGTCGGGCCGGATACTGATATGCCCGAAATCGCTGCGTCGCAGACCACCTTCGTTGGCGATGGCACCGACGATGGCACCGGGCACCACCCGGTGCCGTTTGCCCACGCTGATGCGATAAGTGGCCAGTTCGGCATCGGTGGTGCGCTGCCGGGAGGGCCCGCGGCGGTCGTCGAAGCCGCCTTCTTCGAATTGACGCGGCGCGCGTTCGCGGCGCGGCCGCTCCACCGGTTCCGGCTCGGGTTCGAGGAAGAAGCTCTCGCCGTCCTGCGCGGCCACCGCCAGGGCGGCGGCGATATCGGCCAGCGGGGTGTTGTGCTCCTGCTCGTAGTCCTCGATCAACTTGCGGAACAGCGCGAGATTATCGGAGCTGAGGTTCTCGGTGATGGCATCACCGAATTTCGCGACCCGCTGGGCGTTCACATCGTCGACGCTGGGCAGCTGCATCTCGGTCAGCGGATGCCGGGTCGCGCGTTCGATGGATTTGAGCAGATGTCGTTCCCGGGGGGCGACGAACAGCAGGGCCTCACCACTGCGGCCCGCACGGCCGGTGCGGCCGATCCGGTGCACATAGGACTCGGTGTCGTGCGGAATGTCGTAGTTCACGACATGCGAGATCCGGTCCACGTCCAGGCCGCGGGCCGCGACATCGGTGGCGACCAGGATGTCGAGGGTGCCCGCTTTCAGCTGGCCGATGGTGCGCTCGCGCTGGGCCTGGGCGATATCGCCGTTGATCGCCGCGGCGGAGAACCCGCGGGCACGCAGCTTCTCGGCCAGTTCCTCGGTGGCCTGTTTGGTGCGCACGAAGATGATCATCGCCTCGAAGGACTCCACCTCGAGGATCCGGGTGAGCGCGTCGAGTTTGCGCTGATGCGAGACGAGCACCCACCGCTGGGCGATATTCGTGGCGGTGCTGGTCTTGGCCTTGACCGTGATCTCGACCGGTTCACGCAGGTACTGCTTGGAGATCTTGCGGATCGCCGCGGGCATGGTCGCCGAGAACAGCGCCACCTGCTTATCGGCCGGGGTATCGGCGAGGATGCGCTCGACATCCTCCTGGAACCCCATCTTCAGCATCTCGTCGGCCTCGTCGAGCACCAGATAGCGCAGCTGCGACAGATCCAGCGTGCCCTTCTCCAGGTGATCGATGACGCGGCCGGGCGTACCCACCACGACCTGGGCGCCCCGCCGGAGACCCGACAGCTGTACGCCGTAGCTCTGACCGCCGTAGATCGGCAGTACATGGGTGTCCGGCATATGCGTCGCGTAGCGGCCGAACGCCTCGGCGACCTGGATCGCCAGTTCACGGGTCGGTGCGAGCACCAGTGCGGCCGGCTGTTTACCGGTGGGCCGGTCCTGCAGCAGCCCCATCAGAACCGGGATGGCGAAGGCCGCCGTCTTACCGGTACCGGTCTGCGCCAGACCCACCACATCCGCGCCTGCCAGCAGCGGAGGGATGGTCGCGGCCTGGATAGGGGAGGGCGATTCGTAGCCGACATCGGCGATGGCCGAAAGGATGCGGTCATCGATACCGAGATCTGCGAAGGTCGGTCCGGCGGTTTCGGGTTCGGTCTCGCCTTGGTTGTCGCCGACGCTGTCGTCGCCCTCATTGGTGCTCATTGACCAGGAGTTTACTGGTACGGCCTGGTTGTCCGGCCCACCGGGCCATACGGTGTCAGCATGAACGCCGACCCCACCGACCTTTCCGACCCGCACGACGGCGCGACGGTTCTCGCGGTCGCGCAGTTCGCACCGCATACCGATATCGATGCCAATCTCGTCGCGCTCGCCGCACAGGTGCGCGCCGCGGCAGAGCAGGGCGCGCGGATCGTGGTGGCTCCCGAGTACTCGATGTTCGCCCTCGGCCGGCTCGACGAGCGCGCCCTGGCGGTCGCGCAACCGCTCGACGGCCCGTTCGTCACGGCACTGTCCGAACTGGCCGCCGAGACCGGGGTTTACCTGGTGGCCGGGGTCGTGGAGACGGCCGCCCCCGGCGACGAACGGATCCACAACACCCTGGTGGCGCTCGGCCCCGACGGGTCGCTGCGGGCCCGCTACCGCAAGGTGCACCTCTACGACGCGTTCGGGCAGCGCGAATCGGAGGTCGTCGCCCCCGGGCCGTTGGACGATCTGGCGCTGTTCACCGCCGACGGCCTCACCTTCGGTCTGCAGACCTGTTTCGATCTACGGTTCCCGGAGGGTTTCCGCCGGTTGGCCGCGGCCGGCGCGCAGGTACTGTTGCTGCCCGCGCAGTGGATCCCCGGACCGGGCAAGGTCGATCAGTGGACCACGTTGCTCCGGGCCCGGGCCATCGAGAACACCGTCTACCTCGCTGCGGCCGACCAATGCGGTCCACGCGGTGCCGGGGCCTCCATGATCGTCGACCCCACGGGCCGGGTCCTGAGCGAACTCGCGGACGCCCCCGGTATCGCCCGCGCGGATCTGGACATCGGCCTGGTGAGCCGGGTCCGCCGCACGAATCCGAGCCTCGCCCTGCGCAGGTTCGCCGTCGAGGTGCCGGAGGCGAGTAGCGTCGACAGGTAATGCTCTACGCCGACCGTGAGACCGCCGGGCGCGCGCTGGGAAGCGAACTGACGCACCTGCGTGCGGAGCATCCGCTGGTGCTCGGACTGCCCCGCGGTGGGGTCCCGGTGGCGGCGGCGGTCCGCGAGATCATCGGCGGTGATCTGGACATACTGCTGGTCCGCAAACTGGGGGTGCCCTGGCAACCGGAACTCGCGGCGGGGGCGATCGGCGAGGAGGGTGTCCGGGTTCTGAACGCCGATGTACTGCGGCAGACCGGCCTGGACCGTGCACGGCTGGACGCGATCGAGGCAGACGAGCGTGCCGAAATGGACCGGCGCCGCACGCTGTGGCGTGGTGACCGGCCGCCGCTACCGCTGCGGGGCCGGACCGTGGTGATCGTCGACGACGGGGTGGCTACCGGCGCGACGGTCGTGGTGGCCTGCCGGGTCGCCCGCGCGCAGCAGCCCCGGCGGATCGTGGTCGCGGTGCCGGTCTCGGCGCCCGAGGCACTCGACCGGATCGGCGCCGAAGCCGACGAGGTGGTGTGCCCCCTGGCGCCCGAGACGCTGGCCGGGGTCGGCGGGGCCTACCGCGACTTCCACCAGCTCGCCGATACCGAGGTGACCGATCTGCTCCGGCCGGACGCCCGGTGAGCCGTACCGGGCGTCCAGGGCCGGAGCGAATGCGCAGGTACGCAGAGCGCGCATGGCCGGAGCGAATGCGGAGGTACGCAGAGCGCGCACGGCCGGAGCGAATGCGCAGGTACGCTCAGAGCTCCGGCTGGGCGTAGTCCGCGACCTGCGCGGTCAGTACCCGCAGATGCTCCAGCGAGCTACCGAGGGTGCGCTCGATGGCGGTGAGCCGGGCGACGTAATGGCTCACCGGGTATTCGGATGTGACGCCGATACCGCCGTGCATCTGGATCGCTTCCTGGCCGATATGCCGCGCCGACCGGCTGACCTGCAGGCGCGCTCGGGACGCGATCACCGGATCACCGGCATCGACCAGCGATGCGGTGAGGTAGTAGCTCATACTCCGGGCCAGTTCGAGCGAGACGTACATGTTCGCGGCCCGCTGGGTGAGGGTCTGGAACTTCGACAGCGTGACACCGAACTGTTTGCGGGTCTTCAGATAGTCGGTGGTCAGGCGTAGCGACTCTTCCATCGCCCCGATGGATTCCGCGCACAGTGCGGCGTGGGCTCGGGTGAGTACCTCGTTCACGGCGTTCGTGGCGTCGCCGCCGGTGCCGAGCAGTTCGGCCGGTGCGCCGTCCAGAACCACCTGGGCACCGCGCAGGCCGTCGACCGTCGCGTATGCGGTGCGATCGACCCCGGTGGCGTCGGCGGCGACCAGGAACAGGCCCAGGTCGCCGTCGGGCAGGGTCGCGCTGACCACCAGATCGTCGGCGCAGTCACCGTGCGGTACCGGATTCTTGGTTCCGGTGAGGGTGTAAGCCTCGCCCTGGGCGGTGGCCGCGGTGGCGACGGCGTGATCGGGCCAGCGGGAGCCGGGCTCGCCGTGTGCGAAGGCCAGCAGTTTCGTCCCCGCGGCGACCTCGGGCAGGATGCGCTGGCGCTGGTCGGGGGTACCGACCGCGCTGATCAGGCCGCCCGGGACCAGGACCGCGTCGAGCAGCGGTTCCGGCGCCAGCCGGCGGCCGATCTCCTCGAGTACCAGCATGGTCTCCACCGGGCCGGCCTCCATTCCGCCGTCTTTCTCGGCGAAGCTCAGCCCGAGCACGCCGAGTTCGGCGAGCTGACCCCAGACCTTGCGGCTCCAGCCGAGATCGGTGCCGATGGCCGCGAGCCGGGATTCGGGGTTGTAGTGGCGGTTGAGCAGGTCACGCACCGTGTCACGGAGTAGGGCCTGTTCATCGGTGAGATCGAAATCCATTACCTGACCTCACAATCCGAGGATCGAGGAGGCGATGATGGTGCGCTGCACCTCGCTGGAACCTCCGTAGATGGTTGTCTTGCGGTAGTTGAGATAGCTCGGGCCGGTGCGCTGCGCCCATTCCGGCGAAGCGATGTCCCCGGCGTGTACCGGCAGGGCGTCGGGGCCGGCGATATCCAGCAGCAATTCGGTGGCGGCCTGCTGTAGTTCCGAGCCGCGCATCTTCAGCACCGACGAGGCGGGGTTCGGCTTGCCTTCGGTGGAGTTCGACACCACGCGCAACTGGGTGAGTTCGAGCGCGAGCAGTTCGTTTTCCAGTTCCGCGATCCGCGCCGCGAAGAGCGGGTCTTCCAGCAGTGTGCCGGAACCGGACCTGGTGGCGGCCGCGTACTCCTTGGCCACCCCGATCCGCACCTTGGTGCGACCGACCCCGGTGATGCCGGTGCGCTCGTTGCCGAGCAGGAACTTGGCGTAGGTCCAGCCCATGTTCTCCTCACCGACCAGTTGATCGGCCGCAACCCGGACGTTTTCGAAGAAGACCTCGTTGACTTCGTAACCGCCGTCGATCAGTTTGATCGGCCGGATGGTGACACCGGGTGATTTCACGTCGAAGAGCAGGAACGAGATACCGGCCTGTTTCTTCGGGGCGGTCGGGTCGGTGCGGACCAGGCAGAAGATCCAGTCCGCCCACTGGGCGAGGGTGGTCCAGATCTTCTGGCCGTTGACGATGTAGGAATCACCGTCGCGCACGGCGGTGGTGCGCAGCGAAGCCAGGTCCGAGCCCGCGTCGGGTTCGGAGAAGCCCTGGCACCACCAGATGTCCAGGTCGGCGGTGGGCGGCAGGAAACGCTTCTTCAGTTCCTCGGAGCCGAACTGTGCGATGACCGGGCCGACCATGGTGGCGTTGAAGGTCAGCGGGTCCGGCACGCTGGCCAGCTGCATCTCGTCCTGCCATAGATGCCGCTGCATCGGGGTCCAGTCCTTGCCGCCCCACTCCACCGGCCAGTTCGGTACGGCCAGGCCGTGCT is a genomic window containing:
- a CDS encoding DEAD/DEAH box helicase yields the protein MSTNEGDDSVGDNQGETEPETAGPTFADLGIDDRILSAIADVGYESPSPIQAATIPPLLAGADVVGLAQTGTGKTAAFAIPVLMGLLQDRPTGKQPAALVLAPTRELAIQVAEAFGRYATHMPDTHVLPIYGGQSYGVQLSGLRRGAQVVVGTPGRVIDHLEKGTLDLSQLRYLVLDEADEMLKMGFQEDVERILADTPADKQVALFSATMPAAIRKISKQYLREPVEITVKAKTSTATNIAQRWVLVSHQRKLDALTRILEVESFEAMIIFVRTKQATEELAEKLRARGFSAAAINGDIAQAQRERTIGQLKAGTLDILVATDVAARGLDVDRISHVVNYDIPHDTESYVHRIGRTGRAGRSGEALLFVAPRERHLLKSIERATRHPLTEMQLPSVDDVNAQRVAKFGDAITENLSSDNLALFRKLIEDYEQEHNTPLADIAAALAVAAQDGESFFLEPEPEPVERPRRERAPRQFEEGGFDDRRGPSRQRTTDAELATYRISVGKRHRVVPGAIVGAIANEGGLRRSDFGHISIRPDHSLVELPAHLPPETLEALRRTRISGILIQLQLDSGPPGHRAIGRGPRREGPKRQDRRKPRS
- a CDS encoding acyl-CoA dehydrogenase family protein → MKLTLSPDEVTFRDELRKIYTTAIPAEIRERVKYGHELSREDVVASHRALNEHGLAVPNWPVEWGGKDWTPMQRHLWQDEMQLASVPDPLTFNATMVGPVIAQFGSEELKKRFLPPTADLDIWWCQGFSEPDAGSDLASLRTTAVRDGDSYIVNGQKIWTTLAQWADWIFCLVRTDPTAPKKQAGISFLLFDVKSPGVTIRPIKLIDGGYEVNEVFFENVRVAADQLVGEENMGWTYAKFLLGNERTGITGVGRTKVRIGVAKEYAAATRSGSGTLLEDPLFAARIAELENELLALELTQLRVVSNSTEGKPNPASSVLKMRGSELQQAATELLLDIAGPDALPVHAGDIASPEWAQRTGPSYLNYRKTTIYGGSSEVQRTIIASSILGL
- a CDS encoding phosphoribosyltransferase, with the translated sequence MLYADRETAGRALGSELTHLRAEHPLVLGLPRGGVPVAAAVREIIGGDLDILLVRKLGVPWQPELAAGAIGEEGVRVLNADVLRQTGLDRARLDAIEADERAEMDRRRTLWRGDRPPLPLRGRTVVIVDDGVATGATVVVACRVARAQQPRRIVVAVPVSAPEALDRIGAEADEVVCPLAPETLAGVGGAYRDFHQLADTEVTDLLRPDAR
- a CDS encoding carbon-nitrogen hydrolase family protein, which produces MNADPTDLSDPHDGATVLAVAQFAPHTDIDANLVALAAQVRAAAEQGARIVVAPEYSMFALGRLDERALAVAQPLDGPFVTALSELAAETGVYLVAGVVETAAPGDERIHNTLVALGPDGSLRARYRKVHLYDAFGQRESEVVAPGPLDDLALFTADGLTFGLQTCFDLRFPEGFRRLAAAGAQVLLLPAQWIPGPGKVDQWTTLLRARAIENTVYLAAADQCGPRGAGASMIVDPTGRVLSELADAPGIARADLDIGLVSRVRRTNPSLALRRFAVEVPEASSVDR
- a CDS encoding acyl-CoA dehydrogenase family protein; this translates as MDFDLTDEQALLRDTVRDLLNRHYNPESRLAAIGTDLGWSRKVWGQLAELGVLGLSFAEKDGGMEAGPVETMLVLEEIGRRLAPEPLLDAVLVPGGLISAVGTPDQRQRILPEVAAGTKLLAFAHGEPGSRWPDHAVATAATAQGEAYTLTGTKNPVPHGDCADDLVVSATLPDGDLGLFLVAADATGVDRTAYATVDGLRGAQVVLDGAPAELLGTGGDATNAVNEVLTRAHAALCAESIGAMEESLRLTTDYLKTRKQFGVTLSKFQTLTQRAANMYVSLELARSMSYYLTASLVDAGDPVIASRARLQVSRSARHIGQEAIQMHGGIGVTSEYPVSHYVARLTAIERTLGSSLEHLRVLTAQVADYAQPEL